One genomic window of Desulfovibrio aminophilus DSM 12254 includes the following:
- a CDS encoding HEPN family nuclease, with translation MEYRDVVRDFAERTKKNLETIDRLRDLGEEVYETTQLINSMLGLLVFPREEFVDRIPQIPFADLARAGWPTPNVRNRFPQARDLRQLIRYLRNAIAHFNLEFLSDGEHQISGLRVWNTRPGSRVTTWDAELSLDDLRNIAERFTSLLLAEAV, from the coding sequence ATGGAGTACCGAGATGTGGTCAGGGATTTCGCTGAGCGTACGAAGAAGAATCTGGAGACCATAGATCGCCTCCGAGACTTGGGCGAGGAAGTTTATGAGACTACTCAGCTCATCAACTCCATGCTGGGCCTTCTGGTCTTTCCGCGCGAGGAGTTTGTCGACCGAATCCCGCAGATACCCTTCGCTGATCTCGCGCGTGCGGGGTGGCCCACGCCAAACGTGCGTAATAGATTCCCTCAAGCTCGTGACCTTCGCCAACTCATTCGGTATTTGAGGAACGCCATTGCACATTTCAACCTCGAATTCCTTTCAGACGGGGAACATCAGATCAGCGGTCTCCGCGTCTGGAATACCAGGCCGGGAAGCAGAGTAACGACTTGGGATGCCGAGTTATCGCTGGATGATCTCCGCAACATTGCTGAGCGTTTCACGAGCCTCCTACTTGCGGAGGCCGTCTAA
- a CDS encoding YodC family protein: MVIKTKYKVGDIVQLRSGGPEMTVKEIPDNDLFSNYYICQWFAGKKLASGNFQEESLEPVNLESK, encoded by the coding sequence ATGGTTATCAAAACGAAGTACAAGGTCGGTGACATCGTACAACTCCGCTCAGGAGGACCAGAAATGACTGTTAAAGAAATTCCAGATAATGATTTGTTCAGCAACTACTACATCTGCCAGTGGTTTGCTGGAAAGAAGCTGGCGAGTGGGAACTTCCAAGAAGAATCTTTGGAGCCTGTAAATCTGGAATCTAAATGA
- a CDS encoding DUF6953 family protein — protein sequence MTTLQSVIEWMHGKISRDGCLYQDDVVDHLVKTKQEALLRENADGNLVLGKALLEAFRKATADEIVWVKPDFYWRPRVREDEPGREARG from the coding sequence ATGACCACGCTGCAATCAGTTATTGAGTGGATGCATGGCAAGATCAGTCGAGACGGCTGCCTTTACCAAGATGATGTTGTTGATCATCTCGTCAAGACCAAGCAAGAAGCACTGCTTCGTGAGAATGCTGACGGCAACTTGGTCCTCGGAAAGGCGCTATTAGAAGCTTTCCGCAAGGCCACGGCGGATGAAATCGTATGGGTAAAACCAGATTTCTACTGGCGGCCTCGTGTACGAGAAGATGAACCTGGCCGTGAAGCGCGCGGATGA
- a CDS encoding trypsin-like peptidase domain-containing protein gives MRRTTLPALVAAALVLALALPARADDPRRTPVVLAVERVSPAVVNITTSRVVQAVPDPFGGAFSGPAYERFLREFGIERMPRKAQSLGSGVIIDGARGFVLTNAHVINGATEISVRLKDGRELAAQVKGSDPDRDLAVLQVERAGSLPQAEMGDSTDLLIGETVIAIGNPYGFTHTVTTGVISAVGRSVGTSDEVLSDLIQTDTAINPGNSGGPLLNILGQVIGINTAIHAEASGIGFAIPINKAKRVVAELINQGHVTPVWLGLFGQDLDQPTASYLGLKSPRGLLVTDLHAGGPAQRAGLAPGDVILTLNGRGVDDRDHFLSLMLDVGPGDSVRLGVSRQGRETTLQAKAQALDDAAVAALVDEHWGFAADQRRPRTGILVGRVAPNGPAARIGLKPGDILHQIGNQSLETPDDLARAFTRYHLHNTLLLSVQRGRALYHVRMAL, from the coding sequence ATGCGCCGCACCACCCTCCCCGCCCTTGTGGCGGCGGCCCTGGTCCTGGCCCTGGCCCTTCCGGCCCGCGCCGACGACCCGCGCCGCACCCCGGTAGTCCTGGCCGTGGAGCGCGTGAGCCCGGCGGTCGTGAACATCACCACCTCGCGCGTGGTCCAGGCCGTGCCCGACCCCTTCGGCGGCGCGTTCTCCGGCCCGGCCTACGAACGCTTCCTGCGCGAGTTCGGCATCGAACGCATGCCGCGCAAGGCCCAGAGCCTGGGCTCCGGCGTCATCATCGACGGCGCGCGCGGCTTCGTCCTGACCAACGCCCACGTCATCAACGGGGCCACCGAGATCAGCGTGCGGCTCAAGGACGGCCGCGAACTGGCCGCCCAGGTCAAGGGCTCGGACCCGGACCGCGATCTGGCCGTGCTCCAGGTGGAGCGCGCGGGCTCCCTGCCCCAGGCCGAGATGGGCGACTCCACGGACCTGCTCATCGGCGAAACCGTGATCGCCATCGGCAACCCCTACGGCTTCACCCACACCGTGACCACCGGCGTGATCTCCGCCGTGGGCCGCTCCGTGGGCACCAGCGACGAGGTGCTCAGCGACCTGATCCAGACCGACACGGCCATCAACCCCGGCAACTCCGGCGGCCCGCTGCTGAACATCCTGGGCCAGGTCATCGGCATCAACACCGCCATCCACGCCGAGGCCTCGGGCATCGGCTTCGCCATTCCCATCAACAAGGCCAAGCGCGTGGTGGCCGAGCTCATCAACCAGGGCCACGTCACCCCGGTCTGGCTCGGGCTCTTCGGCCAGGATCTGGACCAGCCCACGGCCAGCTACCTGGGCCTCAAGTCCCCGCGCGGCCTGCTCGTCACGGACCTGCACGCGGGCGGACCGGCCCAGCGCGCGGGCCTGGCCCCCGGCGACGTGATCCTGACCCTGAACGGCCGGGGCGTGGACGACCGCGACCACTTCCTGAGCCTCATGCTCGACGTGGGCCCGGGCGACTCCGTGCGTCTCGGCGTGTCGCGCCAGGGCCGGGAAACGACCCTCCAGGCCAAGGCCCAGGCCCTGGACGACGCCGCGGTGGCCGCGCTGGTGGACGAACACTGGGGCTTCGCCGCCGACCAGCGCCGTCCGCGCACCGGCATCCTCGTGGGCCGCGTGGCCCCCAACGGACCCGCCGCGCGCATCGGGCTCAAGCCCGGCGACATCCTGCACCAGATCGGCAACCAAAGCCTGGAGACCCCGGACGACCTGGCCCGGGCCTTCACCCGCTACCACCTGCACAACACCCTGCTCCTCTCCGTGCAGCGCGGCCGCGCCCTCTACCACGTGCGCATGGCCCTCTAG
- a CDS encoding XTP/dITP diphosphatase, whose amino-acid sequence MDVIVLATRNAGKIREFSALMAGLGIEVKGLGDFPDVEDVEETGTTFEENALLKARAVSQATGLTAVADDSGICVDALGGAPGVYSARYAGGHGDAEANNAKLLLELTNVPDEKRTARFVCVVAAARPDGATLTARGEWEGRITHGYVGKSGFGYDPIFFDPELDMTAAQMTPEQKNARSHRGKALQALMGKWRGFARG is encoded by the coding sequence ATGGACGTGATCGTGCTGGCCACGCGCAACGCGGGCAAGATTCGGGAGTTTTCGGCCCTCATGGCCGGGCTGGGGATCGAGGTGAAGGGCCTGGGCGACTTCCCGGACGTCGAGGACGTCGAGGAGACCGGGACCACCTTCGAGGAAAACGCCCTGCTCAAGGCCCGGGCGGTGTCCCAGGCCACGGGCCTGACCGCCGTGGCCGACGACTCGGGCATCTGCGTGGACGCCCTGGGCGGCGCGCCGGGGGTCTATTCCGCGCGCTACGCCGGGGGCCACGGCGACGCCGAGGCCAACAACGCCAAGCTGTTGCTGGAGCTCACGAACGTGCCGGACGAAAAGCGCACGGCGCGGTTCGTCTGCGTGGTGGCGGCGGCGCGGCCGGACGGGGCCACGCTCACCGCGCGCGGGGAGTGGGAGGGCCGGATCACCCACGGCTACGTCGGGAAGTCCGGCTTCGGCTACGACCCGATCTTCTTCGACCCCGAACTGGACATGACCGCGGCCCAGATGACGCCGGAACAGAAGAACGCCCGGTCGCACCGGGGCAAGGCCCTGCAGGCGCTCATGGGGAAGTGGCGGGGATTCGCCCGGGGCTGA
- a CDS encoding diguanylate cyclase — MDSVSERKALCERFLEAAEGRGAAAEAEAMRQVEEALGPSACADLLHALTRLEFGQEEGRLHWRAIARHRQALALSLGRDVGLRVALCDYFVNVAPRVRNPVLVELRLLRRQEELALTDELTGLSNRRRLNQELEREVERFRRFGQPFSVVMLDLDRFKDFNDAHGHQAGDEALRGVAQAMLETCRVMDQASRWGGEEFVLLLPQTGKDDAVAVAERVRLAVAGRPVLFEGRDHGPVTVSAGVATFPEDAYSAEALVRRADKALYRAKAERNMVFAFREGLRRHPRLKLRLDAELRPSHGPERPCATRDLSLGGMLCEASGGLPLGAEVEIVLRDGDRRSMPLRGRALRVTPDPERPGGFILALGFDAPDSRRQDMILEFLAPRSMEAH, encoded by the coding sequence ATGGATTCCGTTTCCGAGCGCAAGGCGCTCTGCGAGCGTTTTCTGGAGGCCGCCGAAGGTCGGGGGGCGGCGGCCGAGGCCGAGGCCATGCGGCAGGTGGAGGAGGCCCTCGGGCCGTCCGCCTGCGCCGACCTGCTGCACGCCCTGACCCGCCTGGAGTTCGGCCAGGAGGAGGGGCGGCTGCACTGGCGGGCCATCGCGCGCCACCGCCAGGCCCTGGCCCTGTCCCTGGGCCGCGACGTGGGCCTGCGGGTGGCCCTCTGCGACTATTTCGTCAACGTGGCCCCGAGGGTGCGCAATCCCGTGCTCGTGGAACTGCGGCTTTTGCGCCGCCAGGAAGAGCTGGCCCTCACCGACGAACTCACCGGCCTGTCCAACCGCCGCCGCCTGAACCAGGAGCTGGAGCGCGAGGTGGAGCGCTTCCGCCGCTTCGGCCAGCCCTTTTCCGTGGTCATGCTCGACCTGGACCGCTTCAAGGACTTCAACGACGCCCACGGCCACCAGGCCGGGGACGAGGCGCTGCGCGGCGTGGCCCAGGCCATGCTGGAGACCTGTCGGGTCATGGACCAGGCCTCGCGCTGGGGCGGCGAGGAGTTCGTCCTGCTCCTGCCCCAGACCGGCAAGGACGACGCCGTGGCCGTGGCCGAGCGCGTGCGGCTGGCCGTGGCCGGGCGTCCGGTGCTCTTCGAGGGCCGCGACCACGGGCCGGTCACGGTGAGCGCCGGGGTGGCCACCTTCCCGGAGGACGCCTATTCCGCCGAGGCCCTCGTCCGCCGGGCCGACAAGGCCCTCTACCGGGCCAAGGCCGAGCGGAACATGGTCTTCGCCTTCCGCGAAGGCCTTCGCCGCCACCCCCGGCTCAAGCTGCGCCTGGACGCGGAGCTGCGCCCGAGCCACGGGCCGGAACGCCCCTGCGCCACCCGGGATCTGAGCCTGGGCGGGATGCTCTGCGAAGCCTCGGGCGGATTGCCCCTGGGGGCGGAAGTGGAGATCGTGCTGCGCGACGGCGACCGGCGGTCGATGCCCCTGCGCGGCCGGGCCCTGCGCGTGACCCCGGACCCGGAACGGCCCGGCGGCTTCATCCTGGCCCTGGGCTTCGACGCCCCCGACTCCCGCCGCCAGGACATGATCCTGGAGTTCCTGGCCCCCCGCTCGATGGAGGCGCACTAG